A genomic segment from Sander vitreus isolate 19-12246 chromosome 3, sanVit1, whole genome shotgun sequence encodes:
- the LOC144515801 gene encoding cytochrome P450 2F3-like — protein sequence MDFFATVILSGLILALVWLFRVKNSRKYRLPPGPVPLPLIGNLPQLQKDAPFKSFLKLSETYGPVMTLYLGWQRTVVLVGYDTVKEALVDQADDFTGRGPLPFLVKVTKGYGLGISNGDRWRQLRRFTLTTLRDFGMGRKGMEEWIQEESKHLRGRIDTFNGKPFDPTFLLSCAVSNVICCLVFGQRFSYEDKKFLHILNIVSEVVKLISSPMGQMYNTFPWLMEHLPGHHHTIFKKIEEMKEFISMKIQEHKDTLDPSSPRDFIDCFLIRINQEKDIPTTEFHHDNLVCTVLNLFMAGTETTSSTIRYGLSVLIKYPNIQEKIQQEIDSVIGQGCCPSMENRKSLPFTDAVIHEVQRFLDIVPFSLPHYTLQDISFRGYTIPKDTVIIPLLHSVLKDEKQWATPWSFNPQHFLDQNDNFKKNPAFLPFAAGKRACVGESLARMELFIFLVSLLQNFTYSCTEGPDSINLIPEYSRFANVPRRYQVIATPR from the exons ATGGACTTCTTTGCAACAGTGATCTTGTCAGGGCTAATCTTAGCTCTGGTGTGGTTATTTCGAGTCAAAAACAGTAGGAAGTATCGTTTGCCTCCAGGACCCGTTCCACTTCCTCTCATAGGAAACCTGCCACAACTGCAAAAAGATGCACCTTTTAAAAGCTTTCTTAAG TTGAGTGAAACCTATGGTCCTGTGATGACATTGTACCTGGGCTGGCAGCGGACGGTTGTTCTGGTGGGATATGACACAGTGAAGGAGGCTCTGGTGGACCAGGCTGATGACTTCACAGGCAGAGGGCCACTGCCGTTTCTGGTCAAAGTTACCAAGGGCTACG GTTTGGGGATCAGTAATGGGGATCGCTGGCGCCAACTGCGACGTTTCACACTGACAACGCTGAGAGACTTTGGTATGGGACGCAAGGGGATGGAAGAGTGGATCCAAGAGGAAAGCAAACACTTGAGGGGCCGCATAGACACATTCAACG GTAAGCCATTTGACCCTACGTTCTTGTTGAGCTGCGCTGTGTCTAATGTGATCTGCTGCCTGGTGTTTGGCCAACGCTTCAGTTATGAAGACAAGAAGTTTCTGCACATCCTCAACATTGTATCTGAGGTTGTAAAGTTGATTAGCAGCCCTATGGGTCAG ATGTACAACACTTTTCCCTGGCTCATGGAGCATCTGCCTGGCCACCATCACACAATTTTTAAAAAGATTGAGGAGATGAAAGAGTTTATCAGCATGAAGATCCAAGAGCACAAAGACACACTGGACCCCAGCTCCCCAAGGGACTTTATTGACTGCTTTCTCATCCGAATCAATCAG GAAAAGGACATTCCCACAACTGAGTTCCACCATGACAACTTGGTCTGTACGGTTTTGAATCTATTCATGGCTGGAACAGAAACCACCAGCAGCACCATCAGATATGGCCTCAGTGTGCTGATCAAATACCCCAACATACAAG AGAAAATACAGCAAGAGATTGACTCTGTGATTGGACAAGGCTGTTGTCCCAGCATGGAGAACAGGAAGTCCCTCCCTTTCACAGATGCAGTCATTCATGAGGTGCAGCGCTTTCTGGACATCGTCCCCTTCAGCCTTCCTCACTACACACTCCAGGACATCTCTTTCAGGGGTTACACAATCCCCAAG GATACTGTGATCATTCCCTTGTTGCACTCTGTGCTGAAAGATGAAAAGCAATGGGCGACTCCCTGGTCCTTCAACCCCCAGCACTTCCTGGATCAGAACGACAACTTTAAGAAAAATCCTGCTTTCCTGCCATTTGCGGCGG GGAAGAGAGCCTGTGTTGGCGAGTCTCTGGCTCGTATGGAGCTTTTTATCTTCCTGGTGTCACTGCTGCAGAATTTCACCTATTCCTGCACCGAAGGCCCTGACAGCATAAACCTCATTCCAGAGTACAGCAGATTTGCCAATGTTCCTCGCAGGTACCAGGTCATCGCCACGCCACGGTGA
- the LOC144515920 gene encoding uncharacterized protein LOC144515920, with amino-acid sequence MTTGMSTAGVHRGFLKKYGGFMFKQWKEKYLVLTLEGSLFVCRDADSPPDQVVALQTNCESIAEGREILDLPKLPPGGRRDCCFALILPQNKFLLLLTDNPDDCNLWLTLIRKVREGVMSPLTLQRQRSITPCITDRDPLPDSSSDKDPGSPRVGEGTPPLSRVTERGGSFRDRSQNQDCLRHGNSSDARAVRAVCLLMGGAAASSALGYINSSSPSSPLASRAPEIAHGTGGFSELPAGGSFHACSQDVDSPHFNSFDFEGDSDFDAFDCGGFAF; translated from the exons ATGACCACAGGCATGAGCACAGCAGGCGTTCATCGAGGCTTCCTCAAGAAATATG GGGGCTTCATGTTCAAGCAGTGGAAGGAAAAGTACCTCGTGCTGACCCTGGAGGGAAGCCTGTTTGTGTGCCGTGATGCCGATTCCCCTCCAGACCAGGTGGTAGCACTACAAACCAACTGTGAGTCGATTGCAGAGGGACGAGAAATCCTTGACCTGCCCAAGTTACCTCCAGGGGGCCGGAGGGACTGCTGCTTCGCCCTCATCCTGCCGCAGAACAAGTTCCTGCTGCTTCTCACTGACAACCCAGATGACTGCAA TTTGTGGCTGACTTTGATCAGGAAAGTGAGAGAG GGTGTCATGTCACCCCTGACCCTTCAGAGACAGCGCAGCATCACTCCTTGCATCACTGACAGAGACCCCCTGCCCGACTCCTCCAGTGATAAAGACCCTGGGTCCCCCAGGGTTGGCGAGGGCACTCCTCCTCTGTCTCGAGTCACTGAGCGGGGAGGCTCCTTCAGAGACAGAAGCCAAAACCAAG ATTGTCTTCGCCATGGCAACAGCAGCGATGCCCGGGCGGTGAGGGCGGTGTGCCTGCTGATGGGAGGGGCAGCGGCCTCCTCTGCTCTGGGCTACATCaactcctcctccccttcctctcccCTTGCAAGCAGAGCCCCAGAGATCGCCCATGGCACAGGGGGCTTCTCCGAGCTCCCAGCAGGGGGCTCCTTCCACGCCTGCAGCCAGGATGTCGACTCCCCTCACTTCAACAGCTTCGACTTTGAAGGAGACTCCGACTTTGATGCATTTGACTGTGGAGGATTTGCTTTTTAG